The following nucleotide sequence is from Microbulbifer sp. A4B17.
ATTTGAAAAATGTGCTTAAAGAAGTGTCCGGTTGGAGTTGACCACAACAATTCAGAGGAACCTTAGAGACTGGTAGATTTTAATTAGAGGTACTCTACAGTATACCAAAAAGCTCTAGCTAAGTAAGTCTGGAGTTGTACCGCTTGCTTTAAGCATATGGCCTATCCCCATGTCTTTTTGTTTCAGGTTAACAAATAGCTTTGAAGTAAAAACACCAAAAGGCATTTGAGCTACACCTGTCTCTGTACCGGTCGGCGTAACAATGGCATAACTAGGTGTTTTATAAGGCTTAACCTTTTTACCTTTGGCTTGATTAATGATAACGCTCGCTAAGATGCCTCCTTGAACGTTTGCTATATAGCCGTGCTTATTTTCATCCAGAGTAGAGCAATCACCTATCGCATAAAGGTTAGAATAACCCCTAACCCGCATATATTCGTCCACTTTAATTAATCCCATCTTATCTAACACACCGGGTAATTCTGTTTTTAGAAACTCGGTATTTGGCGACATACCTACACATTCATAAACCAGGTCTGCCTTGAAAGTTTCTTGAGTATTCATAGAACGGTAAATTGCACCTTCCTTAACTAGCCGGGTATTGAGATGTACGCTAACACCCTTAGCCGTAAGCTGTTCTAGCGCCTTGTTCTGAGCTTTAGGCTTAAGATGGCCAAGTAGTACATCTTTAGAATGGACTAACGTCACGGTTTTATTGGGATAAGCGCTGCTAATTTCCCCGGCCAGCTCCACGCCAACGGTACCGCCTCCTACAATCAAAACTGACTGAGATTTCGACAGTATTTTTTGCTCATTCCGCATTTCTTGCTCACGCTCGGAAATTGTATAAGCTGATGTGGATTTAGCTATCGGCAAGGTTGGGTAGCGGCTACCTGTCGCGATAACTGCCTGCTTAAAGTGGATCTCTAATCCATTCGATGACTTTGCTATCCGGTCATCCATGGAAACCACATCTGCTTGAACAAAATCACTCTGAATAAAGTCACGATAATACTTACGTGGATTAGCAGTCAGTAAGCTAGGCGCTATCGCATTACGCAATGTGGCAAAGGTCACTTCAAAATGGTCCTTTCGATCAACCAACACCACCTGCATACCCTGCTTAGCTAACTTTTGAGCCACAGAAACACCAGCAAAGCCTCCGCCAACGATTAACACGTCTGTCCGTTTGATCATAACTCGC
It contains:
- a CDS encoding NAD(P)/FAD-dependent oxidoreductase, whose translation is MIKRTDVLIVGGGFAGVSVAQKLAKQGMQVVLVDRKDHFEVTFATLRNAIAPSLLTANPRKYYRDFIQSDFVQADVVSMDDRIAKSSNGLEIHFKQAVIATGSRYPTLPIAKSTSAYTISEREQEMRNEQKILSKSQSVLIVGGGTVGVELAGEISSAYPNKTVTLVHSKDVLLGHLKPKAQNKALEQLTAKGVSVHLNTRLVKEGAIYRSMNTQETFKADLVYECVGMSPNTEFLKTELPGVLDKMGLIKVDEYMRVRGYSNLYAIGDCSTLDENKHGYIANVQGGILASVIINQAKGKKVKPYKTPSYAIVTPTGTETGVAQMPFGVFTSKLFVNLKQKDMGIGHMLKASGTTPDLLS